Proteins from a genomic interval of Streptomyces sp. Tu6071:
- a CDS encoding acyl-CoA carboxylase epsilon subunit: protein MSEPVTVDPGLLRVEKGHAEPEELAALTAVLLARAAGTAAAPTTAPSARAPRAGWRRLERENGFHAPHSWR from the coding sequence ATGAGCGAGCCCGTCACCGTCGACCCCGGCCTCCTGCGCGTCGAGAAGGGCCACGCCGAGCCCGAGGAACTCGCGGCCCTGACCGCCGTGCTCCTCGCCCGCGCCGCCGGAACCGCCGCGGCCCCCACGACCGCGCCGTCCGCCCGCGCCCCCCGCGCCGGCTGGCGCCGCCTGGAGCGCGAGAACGGCTTCCACGCCCCGCACAGCTGGCGCTGA
- a CDS encoding roadblock/LC7 domain-containing protein, whose translation MSQAAQNLNWLITNFVDNTPGVSHTVVVSADGLLLAMSEGFPRDRADQLAAVASGLTSLTAGASRIFEGGTVNQTVVEMERGFLFIMSISDGSSLAVLAHPEADIGLVGYEMALLVDRAGSVLTPDLRAELQGGLLN comes from the coding sequence ATGAGCCAGGCGGCACAGAACCTGAACTGGTTGATCACCAATTTCGTGGACAACACCCCCGGGGTGTCGCACACGGTGGTCGTCTCCGCCGACGGTCTTCTCCTCGCGATGTCCGAGGGTTTCCCGCGCGACCGCGCCGACCAGCTCGCGGCCGTGGCCTCGGGTCTCACCTCGCTGACCGCGGGCGCGTCCCGGATCTTCGAGGGCGGCACCGTGAACCAGACGGTGGTGGAGATGGAGCGGGGATTCCTCTTCATCATGTCCATCTCGGACGGTTCCTCGCTCGCGGTCCTCGCCCACCCCGAGGCCGACATCGGCCTCGTCGGCTACGAGATGGCCCTGCTCGTGGACCGGGCGGGCTCCGTCCTGACGCCGGATCTGCGGGCGGAACTCCAGGGTGGTCTGCTCAACTGA
- a CDS encoding DUF742 domain-containing protein yields MTTPPGGSPADWSHGQGGYQGDGPGPHSFPGQQQDEQRHDEWQQSEWQYGQRQEPDPGQPYGQRPSYGEQQPYGEQRPYGEQSSYGDERDPFDAYPYPHPGQQPQQPRPAQPRQQPTHPRHQRQPVQPTGPRAPLPRQNAQDASGGGAGRGPSPLVRPYAMTGGRTRPRYQLAIEALVSTTAQPSQMQGQLPEHQRICNLCREIKSVAEISALLSIPLGVARILVADLAEAGLVAIHQPGGDENAGGQPDVTLLERVLSGLRKL; encoded by the coding sequence GTGACGACACCCCCCGGTGGTTCGCCTGCCGACTGGTCCCACGGCCAGGGCGGGTACCAGGGTGACGGACCGGGTCCGCACTCCTTCCCAGGGCAGCAGCAGGACGAGCAGCGGCACGACGAGTGGCAGCAGTCCGAGTGGCAGTACGGGCAGCGGCAGGAGCCGGACCCCGGACAGCCGTACGGGCAGCGCCCGTCGTACGGGGAGCAGCAGCCGTACGGGGAGCAGCGCCCGTACGGCGAGCAGTCGTCGTACGGGGACGAGCGGGACCCCTTCGACGCGTACCCGTACCCGCACCCCGGCCAGCAGCCGCAGCAGCCCCGGCCCGCGCAGCCGCGGCAGCAGCCGACGCACCCGCGGCACCAGCGACAGCCCGTGCAGCCCACCGGGCCCCGTGCCCCCCTGCCGCGCCAGAACGCGCAGGACGCCTCCGGTGGTGGGGCCGGGCGCGGCCCGAGTCCGCTCGTGCGGCCGTACGCGATGACCGGTGGCCGGACCCGGCCCCGTTACCAGCTCGCCATCGAGGCGCTGGTCAGCACCACCGCTCAGCCTTCGCAGATGCAGGGGCAGTTGCCCGAGCATCAGCGGATCTGCAATCTGTGCCGGGAGATCAAGTCAGTAGCGGAGATCTCGGCGCTCCTTTCCATTCCCCTCGGCGTGGCCCGGATTCTCGTCGCCGACCTGGCGGAGGCCGGTCTCGTCGCGATCCACCAGCCCGGCGGCGACGAGAACGCCGGCGGCCAGCCAGACGTGACACTGCTCGAAAGGGTGCTCAGTGGACTTCGCAAGCTCTAG
- a CDS encoding DUF742 domain-containing protein, with protein sequence MTPPTAPHDPYGNPPSAGYAVEGDQPLVRPYAMTGGRTRPRYQLAIEALVSTTADPMQMSGLLPEHQRICHLCREVKSVAEVSALLTMPLGVARILVADLAEAGLVAIHQPGGDENAGGQPDVTLLERVLSGLRKL encoded by the coding sequence ATGACACCGCCCACCGCACCGCACGACCCGTACGGGAATCCGCCCTCCGCCGGCTACGCGGTCGAGGGTGACCAGCCCCTGGTGCGGCCCTACGCGATGACGGGCGGCCGGACCCGGCCCCGTTACCAGCTCGCCATCGAGGCGCTGGTCAGCACGACGGCGGACCCGATGCAGATGTCGGGCCTGCTCCCGGAGCACCAGCGGATCTGCCACCTGTGCCGCGAGGTCAAATCGGTGGCGGAGGTCTCCGCGCTCCTGACGATGCCCCTCGGCGTGGCCCGGATTCTCGTCGCCGACCTGGCGGAGGCCGGTCTCGTCGCGATCCACCAGCCCGGCGGCGACGAGAACGCCGGCGGCCAGCCAGACGTGACACTGCTCGAAAGGGTGCTCAGTGGACTTCGCAAGCTCTAA
- a CDS encoding GTP-binding protein, with protein sequence MDFASSNAEAGRSTTSAKIVVAGGFGVGKTTFVGAVSEINPLRTEAVMTSASAGIDDLTHTGDKTTTTVAMDFGRITLDQDLILYLFGTPGQDRFWFMWDDLVRGAIGAIVLVDTRRLADCFPAVDYFENSGLPFVIALNGFEGHQPYTPDEVREALQIGPDTPIITTDARHRADAKSALITLVEHALMARLK encoded by the coding sequence GTGGACTTCGCAAGCTCTAACGCCGAGGCGGGACGGTCGACGACCAGCGCGAAAATCGTGGTCGCCGGCGGCTTCGGTGTGGGCAAGACGACCTTCGTCGGCGCCGTCTCGGAGATCAACCCGCTGCGCACCGAGGCCGTCATGACGAGCGCGAGCGCCGGCATCGACGACCTCACCCACACCGGCGACAAGACCACCACCACCGTCGCCATGGACTTCGGCCGCATCACCCTCGACCAGGACCTCATCCTCTACCTCTTCGGCACCCCCGGACAGGACCGCTTCTGGTTCATGTGGGACGACCTCGTCCGCGGCGCCATCGGCGCCATCGTCCTCGTCGACACCCGCCGCCTCGCCGACTGCTTCCCCGCCGTCGACTACTTCGAGAACTCGGGCCTCCCCTTCGTCATCGCCCTCAACGGCTTCGAAGGACACCAGCCCTACACCCCCGACGAAGTCCGCGAAGCACTCCAGATCGGACCCGACACCCCGATCATCACCACCGACGCCCGCCACCGCGCCGACGCCAAATCCGCCCTCATCACCCTCGTCGAACACGCCCTCATGGCCCGCCTGAAGTGA
- a CDS encoding nitrate- and nitrite sensing domain-containing protein, protein MRRSKKGSGPAERARGNFTPLATAEAPAAVPESGSPTSPSARGSRLSPRNWRVPTRLNAILLIPVIVGLVMGGFQVKGSIDTWREAEDAEHTARLVQAAMTYGNRLIEERDVSAEPLLKGEGVTPAVTKARTATDVAAREFTAAAAEMPHTEGLDRRMADFRKVEPGLDALRKAAYTKKLSGVRTEEGYTEVQHPLMEFANELGLGTGNITSYGRTVYAISLSKAALSLQRSIGMHLWVAPGPDAAGAAKQRTALPTYAYLEGIAVEEYTSGGTPADVAALDEAMKKLAADGKKANARAAVAAKEAGKKYVAPPDQETMVGLLSRPDATQDRLTAQGVTPASWWATTTPRFDAYRTIESDLTRKAVTEAAGIVDDAKRDTLLVSAAVVAALLLAFLIAGMMARQMSKSMRRLRTEAFGIAQKRLPALVDQLSRTDPGRVDTRVTPLPITSTDEIGEVARAFDQVHREAVRLASEQALLRSNINAIFTNLSRRNQSLIEGQLTLITDLENNEAEPEQLENLFKLDHLATRMRRNGENLLVLAGEEPGRRWDQPVPLVDVLRAASSEVEQYERVELSGVPEAEIHGRAVTDLVHLLSELLENATTFSSPQTKVRVTATRMPDGRVVIEIHDKGIGLNAEDFADINHRLANPPVVDAAISQRMGLFVVGRLSDRHGIRVQLRPSGEQAGTTSLVMLPESITHGGGGQAGQENEFTVSSMIPGQPHAAPGAGHAPLRTAAELGFDDTRYGAGQPALPAGENPAGLDPVGRSLFREERRAALEAQTHPQEPAPERHQDGNRPLFRDQAAPGPYEGGGPYGNGGTDAPYGGSPGYPGQAPQPSYGNGGEYAQGYPAPYGNGPAGYAGEGGTAPYPDGNAYAPQPPYPGFTQGAYPGAAAGTPGAEGGYPAREQDEYAPQSAYTPYAEPTHAPYPPDAAGTGGYPAAPHREEWQHGPAQGGAPGGEAESPARAPQEDADRVGFGPHGGAAEQEGGVTEAGLPRRVPAAGAGEVTDRQGWDNGPSGTPPQDGTPAGEQPRAEQDPGSSAHAANEDRAQRASGLRRPQAGGVTSSGLPRRVPRANLVEGAAEEQSPQGGPQVSRAPEDVRGRLSRLRNGVARGRTAGSDTNGTNGRGSGPDSTYDQER, encoded by the coding sequence GTGAGGCGAAGCAAGAAGGGCTCAGGCCCGGCGGAGCGGGCCCGGGGTAACTTCACCCCGCTCGCGACCGCCGAGGCGCCGGCCGCGGTGCCGGAGAGCGGGAGCCCCACCTCCCCCTCCGCCCGCGGCAGCCGGCTGTCCCCCCGCAACTGGCGGGTCCCCACCCGGCTGAACGCGATCCTGCTCATACCCGTCATCGTCGGCCTCGTCATGGGCGGCTTCCAGGTGAAGGGGTCGATCGACACCTGGCGGGAGGCGGAGGACGCCGAGCACACGGCGCGCCTCGTGCAGGCCGCCATGACGTACGGCAACCGGCTCATCGAGGAGCGCGACGTCAGCGCCGAGCCGCTGCTCAAGGGCGAGGGCGTCACCCCGGCGGTGACCAAGGCGCGTACGGCCACGGACGTCGCGGCCCGCGAGTTCACCGCGGCCGCCGCCGAGATGCCGCACACCGAGGGCCTCGACCGGCGCATGGCCGACTTCCGCAAGGTCGAGCCGGGGCTCGACGCGCTGCGCAAGGCCGCGTACACGAAGAAGCTCTCCGGCGTGCGGACCGAGGAGGGCTACACCGAGGTCCAGCACCCGCTCATGGAGTTCGCCAACGAACTCGGCCTCGGCACCGGCAACATCACGAGCTACGGGCGCACCGTCTACGCGATCTCGCTCTCGAAGGCGGCGCTCTCGCTCCAGCGCTCCATCGGCATGCACCTGTGGGTCGCGCCGGGTCCCGACGCGGCGGGCGCCGCGAAGCAGCGCACCGCGCTGCCCACCTACGCCTACCTGGAGGGCATCGCCGTCGAGGAGTACACCTCCGGCGGTACCCCCGCGGACGTCGCGGCGCTGGACGAGGCGATGAAGAAGCTCGCCGCGGACGGCAAGAAGGCGAACGCGCGCGCGGCCGTGGCCGCGAAGGAGGCGGGCAAGAAGTACGTGGCACCGCCCGACCAGGAGACGATGGTCGGCCTCCTCTCCCGGCCCGACGCGACGCAGGACCGGCTCACCGCGCAGGGCGTCACCCCCGCGAGCTGGTGGGCCACGACGACGCCGCGCTTCGACGCGTACCGCACGATCGAGTCCGATCTCACGCGGAAGGCCGTGACGGAGGCGGCGGGCATCGTCGACGACGCCAAGCGCGACACGCTCCTCGTCTCGGCGGCCGTCGTCGCCGCCCTGCTGCTCGCCTTCCTCATCGCGGGGATGATGGCGCGGCAGATGAGCAAGTCCATGCGGCGCCTGCGCACGGAGGCGTTCGGCATAGCGCAGAAGCGGCTGCCCGCCCTCGTCGACCAGCTCTCGCGCACCGATCCCGGCCGCGTGGACACGCGCGTCACACCGCTGCCGATCACCTCGACCGACGAGATCGGCGAGGTCGCCCGCGCCTTCGACCAGGTGCACCGCGAGGCGGTCAGGCTCGCCTCCGAACAGGCCCTCCTGCGCAGCAACATCAACGCCATATTCACCAACCTCTCGCGGCGCAACCAGTCCCTCATCGAGGGGCAGCTCACCCTCATCACGGACCTGGAGAACAACGAGGCGGAGCCCGAGCAGCTGGAGAACCTCTTCAAGCTCGACCACCTCGCGACCCGTATGCGCCGCAACGGCGAGAACCTCCTCGTCCTCGCGGGCGAGGAGCCGGGACGCCGCTGGGACCAGCCGGTGCCGCTCGTCGACGTGCTGCGCGCCGCCTCGTCCGAGGTCGAGCAGTACGAGCGCGTCGAGCTGTCCGGGGTGCCCGAGGCCGAGATCCACGGCCGCGCCGTGACCGACCTCGTGCACCTGCTCTCCGAACTGCTGGAGAACGCCACGACGTTCTCCTCGCCGCAGACGAAGGTGCGGGTCACGGCGACGCGGATGCCGGACGGCCGCGTCGTGATCGAGATCCACGACAAGGGCATCGGCCTCAACGCCGAGGACTTCGCCGACATCAACCACCGGCTCGCCAATCCGCCGGTCGTGGACGCGGCGATCTCGCAGCGCATGGGCCTCTTCGTGGTCGGGCGGCTCTCCGACCGGCACGGCATCCGGGTCCAGCTCCGGCCCTCGGGCGAGCAGGCCGGCACGACCTCGCTCGTCATGCTCCCCGAGTCGATCACGCACGGCGGGGGCGGACAGGCCGGTCAGGAGAACGAGTTCACCGTCTCCTCGATGATCCCGGGGCAGCCGCACGCCGCACCGGGCGCGGGCCACGCGCCGCTGCGCACCGCCGCCGAACTCGGCTTCGACGACACCCGGTACGGGGCCGGGCAGCCCGCCCTGCCCGCGGGCGAGAACCCGGCCGGGCTCGACCCGGTGGGCCGCTCCCTGTTCCGCGAGGAGCGCCGCGCGGCCCTGGAGGCCCAGACGCACCCGCAGGAGCCCGCGCCGGAGCGGCACCAGGACGGGAACCGGCCGCTCTTCCGCGACCAGGCGGCGCCGGGCCCGTACGAGGGCGGCGGCCCGTACGGGAACGGCGGCACCGACGCGCCGTACGGCGGGAGCCCCGGCTACCCGGGGCAGGCCCCGCAGCCCTCCTACGGCAACGGCGGGGAGTACGCGCAGGGCTACCCGGCCCCGTACGGCAACGGTCCGGCCGGCTACGCGGGCGAGGGCGGGACCGCGCCCTACCCGGACGGGAACGCCTACGCTCCGCAGCCGCCGTACCCCGGCTTCACGCAGGGGGCGTACCCCGGCGCCGCGGCCGGGACACCGGGCGCCGAGGGCGGCTACCCGGCGCGGGAACAGGACGAGTACGCCCCGCAGTCCGCCTATACGCCCTATGCGGAGCCCACGCACGCCCCGTACCCGCCGGACGCCGCCGGGACCGGCGGCTACCCGGCCGCCCCTCACCGGGAGGAGTGGCAGCACGGGCCCGCCCAGGGCGGCGCCCCCGGGGGTGAAGCGGAATCCCCCGCACGCGCTCCCCAGGAGGACGCCGACCGCGTAGGCTTCGGCCCGCACGGTGGCGCCGCCGAGCAGGAGGGCGGGGTGACCGAAGCAGGTCTGCCGCGCCGGGTTCCCGCCGCGGGGGCCGGTGAGGTGACGGACCGTCAGGGATGGGACAATGGCCCGAGCGGCACCCCGCCCCAGGACGGCACGCCCGCAGGCGAGCAGCCGCGGGCGGAGCAGGACCCCGGTTCCTCGGCCCACGCGGCCAACGAGGACCGCGCTCAGCGCGCGAGCGGCCTGCGCCGCCCGCAGGCGGGCGGGGTCACCTCCTCCGGTCTGCCGCGCCGGGTGCCCAGGGCCAATCTGGTCGAGGGCGCGGCGGAGGAACAGAGCCCGCAGGGCGGCCCCCAGGTCTCCCGCGCTCCCGAGGACGTCCGCGGCCGGCTCAGCCGGCTCCGCAACGGCGTCGCGAGGGGCCGCACCGCGGGAAGCGACACGAATGGCACCAACGGCCGGGGTTCCGGCCCCGACAGCACCTACGACCAGGAGCGTTAG
- a CDS encoding acyl-CoA carboxylase subunit beta gives MTVLDETPDATPDEPKDAKGRVAELLAVRAEALRGPSDRATEAQHAKGKLTARERIDLLLDPGSFHEVEQLRRHRATGFGLEAKKPYTDGVITGWGTVDGRTVFVYAHDFRIFGGALGEAHAAKIHNIMDKAIAAGAPLVSLNDGAGARIQEGVSALAGYGGIFQRNTKASGVIPQISVMLGPCAGGAAYSPALTDFVFMVRETSQMFITGPDVVKAVTGEEITQNGLGGADVHAETSGVCHFAYDDEETCLAEVRYLLSLLPRNNRENPPATESEDPADRRGDALLDLVPADGNRPYDMRKVIEEIVDDGEFLEVHERWATNIICALSRLDGQVVGIIANQPQSLAGVLDIEASEKAARFVQMCDAFNIPLLTLLDVPGFLPGVDQEHGGIIRHGAKLLYAYCNATVPRISLILRKAYGGAYIVMDSQSIGADLTYAWPTNEIAVMGAEGAANVIFRRQIAAADDPESMRQKMVKEYKSELMHPYYAAERGLVDDVIDPAETREVLIASFAMLRTKHADLPSRKHGNPPQ, from the coding sequence ATGACCGTTTTGGACGAGACGCCGGACGCGACCCCGGACGAGCCCAAGGACGCCAAGGGCCGTGTGGCGGAACTGCTCGCGGTACGTGCCGAGGCGCTGCGAGGCCCCAGCGACCGGGCCACCGAGGCCCAGCACGCCAAGGGGAAGCTCACCGCGCGCGAGCGGATCGACCTGCTCCTCGACCCCGGCTCCTTCCATGAGGTCGAACAACTGCGGCGCCACCGCGCCACGGGCTTCGGCCTGGAGGCGAAGAAGCCCTACACGGACGGTGTGATCACCGGCTGGGGCACCGTCGACGGACGCACCGTCTTCGTCTACGCGCACGACTTCCGGATCTTCGGCGGCGCCCTCGGCGAGGCCCACGCCGCCAAGATCCACAACATCATGGACAAGGCCATCGCGGCCGGCGCCCCGCTCGTCTCGCTCAACGACGGCGCGGGCGCCCGCATCCAGGAAGGCGTCTCCGCCCTCGCGGGCTACGGCGGCATCTTCCAGCGCAACACCAAGGCGTCCGGCGTCATCCCGCAGATCTCCGTCATGCTCGGCCCCTGCGCGGGCGGCGCCGCCTACAGCCCGGCGCTCACCGACTTCGTCTTCATGGTCCGCGAGACCTCGCAGATGTTCATCACCGGGCCCGACGTCGTCAAGGCCGTCACCGGCGAGGAGATCACGCAGAACGGACTCGGCGGCGCCGACGTCCACGCCGAGACCTCCGGCGTCTGCCACTTCGCGTACGACGACGAGGAGACCTGCCTCGCCGAGGTCCGCTACCTCCTCTCGCTGCTGCCGAGGAACAACCGCGAGAACCCCCCGGCCACCGAGAGCGAGGACCCCGCGGACCGCCGCGGCGACGCCCTCCTCGACCTCGTCCCCGCCGACGGCAACCGCCCCTACGACATGCGCAAGGTCATCGAGGAGATCGTCGACGACGGCGAGTTCCTGGAGGTCCACGAGCGCTGGGCGACCAACATCATCTGCGCCCTGAGCCGTCTCGACGGCCAGGTCGTCGGCATCATCGCCAACCAGCCGCAGTCCCTCGCGGGCGTCCTCGACATCGAGGCGAGCGAGAAGGCCGCCCGCTTCGTGCAGATGTGCGACGCCTTCAACATCCCGCTCCTCACCCTCCTGGACGTCCCCGGCTTCCTCCCGGGCGTCGACCAGGAGCACGGTGGGATCATCCGGCACGGCGCGAAGCTCCTCTACGCGTACTGCAACGCGACCGTCCCCCGGATCTCGCTGATCCTGCGGAAGGCGTACGGAGGTGCCTACATCGTCATGGACTCGCAGTCCATCGGCGCCGACCTCACCTACGCCTGGCCCACCAACGAGATCGCCGTCATGGGCGCCGAGGGCGCCGCGAACGTCATCTTCCGCCGCCAGATCGCCGCCGCCGACGACCCCGAGTCCATGCGCCAGAAGATGGTCAAGGAGTACAAGTCGGAGCTGATGCACCCGTACTACGCGGCCGAGCGCGGCCTCGTGGACGACGTCATCGACCCCGCCGAGACCCGCGAGGTGCTCATCGCCTCCTTCGCGATGCTCCGCACCAAGCACGCCGATCTCCCCTCGCGCAAGCACGGCAACCCGCCGCAGTAA
- a CDS encoding YceI family protein encodes MGLFGRKNENTAPAGAAAPAAVSPDLAALTGDYTIDPVHSGLVFSARHAMVTNVKGSFKDFEGTLHLDGSDPSRSSASIDVKLDSVDTGAPDRDGHLKSADFFDVENHPLMSFRSTSAEALGGDEYRITGDLTIHGTTKPLVIDLEFNGSAKDPFGNERVGFEGKAEILRSEWGLTYNAALETGGVLVSDKIKLTLEISAIKNA; translated from the coding sequence ATGGGTCTCTTCGGCCGCAAGAACGAGAACACCGCCCCCGCCGGGGCAGCCGCGCCCGCCGCCGTCAGCCCCGACCTCGCCGCGCTGACCGGTGACTACACGATCGACCCGGTGCACTCGGGCCTCGTCTTCTCGGCGCGTCACGCCATGGTCACCAACGTCAAGGGCTCCTTCAAGGACTTCGAGGGCACGCTGCACCTCGACGGCTCGGACCCCTCGCGGTCCAGCGCCTCGATCGACGTCAAGCTCGACAGCGTCGACACCGGCGCGCCCGACCGCGACGGCCACCTCAAGAGCGCCGACTTCTTCGACGTCGAGAACCACCCGCTGATGAGCTTCCGCTCGACCTCCGCCGAGGCGCTCGGCGGCGACGAGTACCGCATCACGGGCGACCTCACGATCCACGGCACGACCAAGCCGCTCGTGATCGACCTGGAGTTCAACGGCTCCGCGAAGGACCCCTTCGGCAACGAGCGCGTCGGCTTCGAGGGCAAGGCGGAGATCCTGCGCTCGGAGTGGGGCCTCACGTACAACGCGGCGCTGGAGACCGGCGGCGTGCTCGTCTCGGACAAGATCAAGCTGACGCTGGAGATCTCGGCGATCAAGAACGCGTGA
- a CDS encoding roadblock/LC7 domain-containing protein — MSQAAQNLNWLITNFVDNTPGVSHTVVVSADGLLLAMSEGFPRDRADQLAAVASGLTSLTAGASRIFEGGTVNQTVVEMEHGFLFIMSVSDGSSLAVLAHPECDIGLVGYEMALLVDRAGAVLTPDLRAELQGSLLN, encoded by the coding sequence ATGAGCCAGGCGGCACAGAACCTGAACTGGCTGATCACCAACTTCGTGGACAACACCCCTGGGGTGTCGCACACGGTGGTGGTCTCCGCCGACGGACTCCTCCTCGCGATGTCCGAAGGCTTTCCCCGCGACCGCGCCGACCAGCTCGCGGCCGTGGCCTCCGGTCTCACCTCGCTCACCGCGGGGGCTTCCCGGATCTTCGAGGGCGGCACCGTCAACCAGACGGTCGTGGAGATGGAGCACGGCTTCCTCTTCATCATGTCCGTCTCGGACGGCTCTTCCCTCGCCGTGCTCGCCCACCCCGAGTGCGACATCGGCCTCGTCGGTTACGAGATGGCCCTTCTGGTGGACCGGGCGGGGGCCGTGCTGACGCCGGACCTGCGTGCGGAACTCCAGGGCAGCCTGCTCAACTGA